In one Inquilinus sp. Marseille-Q2685 genomic region, the following are encoded:
- a CDS encoding FKBP-type peptidyl-prolyl cis-trans isomerase: protein MSRTVTASGLEIEDLEVGTGAEATHGVTVTVHYTGWLQNADGSAGRKFDSSKDRNEPFRFPLGGGRVIRGWDEGVQGMKIGGRRRLVIPAALGYGARGAGGVIPPNATLIFDVELLGV, encoded by the coding sequence ATGTCCCGCACCGTCACCGCCTCCGGGCTGGAGATCGAGGACCTGGAGGTCGGCACCGGCGCCGAGGCGACGCATGGCGTCACCGTGACCGTGCACTACACCGGCTGGCTGCAGAACGCCGACGGCAGCGCCGGCCGCAAGTTCGATTCCAGCAAGGACCGCAACGAGCCGTTCCGCTTTCCGCTTGGCGGCGGCCGGGTGATCCGCGGCTGGGACGAGGGCGTGCAGGGCATGAAGATCGGCGGCAGGCGCCGCCTGGTCATCCCGGCGGCGCTGGGCTACGGCGCCCGCGGCGCCGGCGGCGTGATCCCGCCGAACGCGACCCTGATCTTCGACGTCGAGTTGCTGGGCGTCTGA
- the mazG gene encoding nucleoside triphosphate pyrophosphohydrolase, with translation MTDRPDAIDAGDATRRLIEVMARLRDPETGCPWDVEQSFRTIAPYTIEEAYEVADAIERDAMDELRDELGDLLFQVAFHSRMAEERGAFDFADVAAGIVDKMIRRHPHVFGDAPVDADGMPAQWERQKAEERAAKAAAEGRSAGVLDGIAGGLPSLTRALKLQKRAARVGFDWTDPADILDKIEEEVVEIRAEIDGKAPKERIEDEIGDLLFCAVNLARRYEVDPDSALRRTNAKFERRFRHLEAALRAQGREPAEASLDEMEALWVAAKKAETAA, from the coding sequence ATGACCGACCGTCCCGACGCCATCGACGCTGGAGATGCCACGCGCCGCCTGATCGAGGTGATGGCGCGGCTGCGCGATCCCGAGACCGGCTGCCCCTGGGACGTGGAGCAGAGCTTCCGTACCATCGCGCCCTACACGATCGAGGAAGCCTATGAGGTGGCCGACGCGATCGAGCGCGACGCCATGGACGAGCTCAGGGATGAGCTCGGCGACCTGCTGTTCCAGGTCGCCTTCCATTCCCGCATGGCGGAGGAGCGCGGCGCCTTCGACTTCGCCGACGTCGCCGCCGGCATCGTCGACAAGATGATCCGCCGCCACCCGCATGTGTTCGGCGACGCGCCGGTCGACGCCGACGGCATGCCGGCGCAGTGGGAGCGGCAGAAGGCGGAGGAGCGCGCCGCCAAGGCCGCGGCCGAGGGCCGGTCGGCCGGGGTGCTGGACGGCATCGCCGGCGGGCTGCCCAGCCTGACCCGGGCGCTGAAGCTGCAGAAGCGGGCGGCGCGGGTCGGCTTCGACTGGACCGACCCGGCCGACATCCTTGACAAGATCGAGGAGGAGGTCGTGGAGATCCGGGCGGAGATCGACGGGAAGGCGCCGAAGGAGCGGATCGAGGACGAGATCGGCGACCTGCTGTTCTGCGCCGTCAACCTGGCCCGGCGCTACGAGGTCGACCCGGATTCCGCCCTGCGCCGGACCAACGCCAAGTTCGAGCGCCGCTTCCGCCACCTGGAGGCGGCCCTCAGGGCCCAGGGCCGCGAGCCGGCCGAGGCCAGCCTGGACGAGATGGAGGCCCTGTGGGTCGCCGCCAAGAAGGCGGAAACGGCGGCCTGA
- a CDS encoding PAS domain-containing sensor histidine kinase, whose translation MTTNAASPSSLWRQLYQWAARIGLENKLAVVLIFAAVASGIATYTALSSNSLFGKDADRVSLLLVLDLTILLMLGAIVARRLVGIWAARRRGSAGSRLHVRLVALFAVVAVAPAILVAIFSAVIFNIGVQTWFSERVSTAVNESLSVAQVYLEENQKSIRYAAQSIAYTVERAYAQYPEFISGNRSALVGILSSMTSTYGIPDIRIIDRKGQVVAESAFAKGLKLEMVGQEHFERATSGDAGYGPVELIVDSQGDRVRALVRLNGFPFEAFLLIGKQVDPEALAYVEQTKGAVADYRALEGRRSQLQLIFTAIYVTVAVLLLMAAVWIGLVFADTLVRPLRELIMASERVRAGDLSIRVQGSDSTDELGSLARSFNRMTNQLESQRRELIEANRQLDQRRQFTETVLSGVSAGVLGLDHDGRVHLPNRSATDLLGRTVDELVGQPLESAVPGMKELLESARSRQGRGVEGQVKIRRHGELRTLLARIAAERLDGEIQGFVVTFDDVTELLSAQRKAAWADVARRIAHEIKNPLTPIQLSAERLKRKYLKQISDDPQTFITCIETIVRQVGDIGRMVDEFSAFARMPSPVMKAIDLSETCQQAIFLQRNAHPKIGFAFSQPDDRPLVPCDSRQLSQAVTNLLQNAADAIEGRIAEGRELPKGQVRMVLDYADGEAWITVEDNGKGLPTVDRDRLTEPYVTTRTKGTGLGLAIVKKIMEDHGGRLVLEDRPGGGARVSLVFPLEQAGVPAVPTGDEPDASTDRVTAAGSKDAVGHGA comes from the coding sequence ATGACCACCAACGCCGCGAGCCCTTCCTCCCTCTGGCGGCAGCTGTACCAATGGGCGGCCCGGATCGGGCTTGAGAACAAGCTGGCGGTGGTGCTGATCTTCGCCGCCGTCGCCTCCGGCATCGCGACATACACCGCGCTCAGCAGCAACTCGCTGTTCGGCAAGGACGCCGACCGGGTGTCGCTGCTGCTGGTGCTCGACCTGACCATCCTCCTGATGCTCGGCGCGATCGTGGCGCGGCGGCTGGTCGGGATCTGGGCCGCGCGGCGCCGCGGCTCGGCCGGGTCGCGCCTGCATGTCCGGCTGGTGGCGCTGTTTGCCGTGGTGGCGGTGGCGCCGGCCATCCTGGTCGCCATCTTCTCCGCCGTGATCTTCAACATCGGCGTGCAGACCTGGTTCTCCGAGCGGGTCTCGACCGCGGTCAACGAATCGCTCTCGGTCGCCCAGGTCTATCTCGAGGAGAACCAGAAGAGCATCCGCTACGCCGCGCAGAGCATCGCCTACACGGTCGAGCGCGCCTATGCGCAGTATCCCGAGTTCATCTCTGGCAACCGGTCCGCCCTGGTCGGCATCCTCAGCAGCATGACCTCGACCTACGGCATCCCGGACATCCGGATCATCGACCGCAAGGGCCAGGTCGTCGCGGAATCGGCCTTCGCCAAGGGACTGAAGTTGGAGATGGTCGGCCAGGAGCATTTCGAGCGGGCGACCTCCGGCGATGCCGGGTACGGCCCGGTCGAGCTGATCGTCGACAGCCAGGGCGACCGGGTGCGTGCCCTGGTGCGGCTGAACGGCTTCCCGTTCGAGGCCTTCCTTCTGATCGGCAAGCAGGTCGATCCGGAGGCGCTGGCCTATGTCGAGCAGACCAAGGGCGCCGTCGCCGACTACCGGGCGCTGGAAGGGCGGCGGTCGCAGCTGCAGCTGATCTTCACCGCGATCTACGTTACCGTCGCCGTGCTGCTGCTGATGGCGGCGGTGTGGATCGGCCTGGTTTTCGCCGACACGCTGGTGCGGCCGCTGCGCGAGCTGATCATGGCGTCGGAGCGGGTGCGGGCGGGCGACCTGTCGATCCGGGTCCAGGGCAGCGACAGCACCGATGAGCTGGGCAGCCTGGCCCGGTCCTTCAACCGCATGACCAATCAGCTGGAAAGCCAGCGGCGCGAGCTGATCGAGGCCAACCGCCAGCTCGACCAGCGCCGCCAGTTCACCGAGACGGTGCTGTCCGGCGTCTCGGCCGGCGTGCTCGGCCTCGACCATGACGGCCGGGTCCATCTGCCGAACCGTTCGGCCACCGACCTGCTCGGCCGCACGGTCGACGAGCTGGTCGGCCAGCCGCTGGAATCGGCGGTGCCGGGGATGAAGGAGCTGCTGGAGAGCGCCCGCAGCCGGCAGGGCCGGGGGGTCGAGGGCCAGGTGAAGATCCGCCGGCACGGCGAGCTGCGCACGCTCCTGGCCCGCATCGCCGCGGAGCGCCTCGACGGCGAGATCCAGGGCTTCGTCGTCACCTTCGACGACGTCACCGAGCTGCTGTCGGCCCAGCGCAAGGCGGCCTGGGCCGATGTGGCCCGCCGGATCGCGCATGAGATCAAGAACCCGCTGACTCCGATCCAGCTCTCGGCGGAACGGCTGAAGCGCAAATATCTCAAGCAGATATCGGATGATCCTCAGACCTTCATCACCTGCATCGAGACGATCGTGCGGCAGGTCGGCGACATCGGCCGGATGGTCGACGAGTTCTCGGCCTTCGCCCGCATGCCGTCGCCGGTGATGAAGGCGATCGACCTGTCGGAGACCTGCCAGCAGGCGATCTTCCTGCAGCGCAACGCCCATCCGAAGATCGGCTTCGCCTTCAGCCAGCCCGACGACCGGCCCCTGGTGCCGTGCGATTCCCGGCAGCTGTCCCAGGCCGTCACCAACCTGCTGCAGAATGCCGCGGACGCGATCGAGGGCCGCATCGCCGAGGGCCGCGAGCTGCCGAAGGGGCAGGTGCGGATGGTGCTGGACTATGCCGATGGCGAGGCCTGGATCACGGTCGAGGACAACGGCAAGGGCCTGCCCACCGTCGACCGCGACCGGCTGACGGAACCCTATGTGACGACGCGGACCAAAGGCACCGGATTGGGGCTCGCCATCGTCAAGAAAATCATGGAGGATCACGGCGGCCGGCTGGTCCTCGAGGACCGCCCGGGCGGTGGGGCCCGGGTGAGCCTCGTCTTTCCGTTGGAACAGGCGGGCGTGCCGGCCGTTCCAACCGGCGACGAGCCGGATGCATCGACCGATCGGGTGACGGCTGCGGGCTCCAAGGACGCGGTGGGCCATGGCGCATGA
- a CDS encoding D-amino-acid transaminase: MARDAYVNGRYVPHARAAVHVEDRGFQFADGVYEVVCVRQGRLIDEDGHLDRLDYSLRELRIAWPCERRVLRLLMRQLLQRNGVRDGLIYIQVTRGAAPRDFRFPAAARPTLVMTTRRLTLAANARTGVRIVTIPDIRWKRRDLKTVGLLAQVLGKQEAAERGAFEAWQVDEDGFVTEGTSSNAWIVTADGALVTRPASHDILNGITRQSILKIAAAEGLRFEQRPFSLDEAHAAREAFVSSATSFVTPVLRIDDRTVGDGTPGPLGRRLLEAYLAHASGIGAS, from the coding sequence ATGGCGCGCGACGCCTATGTCAACGGGCGCTATGTGCCGCATGCCCGGGCGGCGGTGCATGTCGAGGATCGCGGTTTCCAGTTCGCCGACGGCGTCTACGAGGTGGTGTGCGTCCGCCAGGGCCGCCTGATCGACGAGGACGGCCATCTCGACCGTCTCGACTATTCGCTGCGCGAGCTGCGCATCGCCTGGCCGTGCGAGCGGCGGGTGCTGCGGCTGTTGATGCGGCAGCTATTGCAGCGCAACGGCGTGCGCGATGGCCTGATCTACATCCAGGTCACCCGCGGCGCCGCTCCGCGCGACTTCCGCTTCCCGGCGGCGGCCCGGCCGACCCTGGTGATGACTACCCGGCGGCTGACCCTGGCGGCGAATGCGCGGACGGGCGTCCGCATCGTCACCATCCCCGACATCCGCTGGAAGCGCCGGGACCTCAAGACGGTCGGCCTCCTGGCCCAGGTGCTGGGCAAGCAGGAGGCGGCGGAGCGCGGCGCCTTCGAGGCCTGGCAGGTGGATGAGGACGGCTTCGTCACCGAAGGCACCTCGTCCAACGCCTGGATCGTGACCGCCGACGGCGCGCTGGTCACCCGCCCGGCCAGCCACGACATCCTCAACGGCATCACCCGCCAGTCGATCCTGAAGATCGCGGCGGCGGAGGGGCTGCGCTTCGAACAGCGGCCGTTCAGCCTGGACGAGGCCCACGCCGCGCGCGAGGCCTTCGTCAGCAGCGCCACCAGTTTCGTGACGCCGGTGCTGAGGATCGACGACCGTACGGTCGGCGACGGCACCCCCGGCCCGCTGGGCCGAAGGCTGCTCGAGGCCTATCTCGCCCACGCCTCCGGCATCGGCGCATCGTGA
- a CDS encoding inositol monophosphatase, producing MLRLPDIDTVAALIAETAQELILPRFGRLEDGAVMEKAPGDLVTIADQESEIRLAARLPDLLPGSLVLGEEAHAKDPAVLDLLDGEDPVWIVDPVDGTANFVAGRPRFGTIVALVQRGETLMGWIHLPVQNRTAWAVRGEGAFIDGRRLTLSPPGPLATLRGGFNLAKRPPEYATAVLRLRDAVASHIHVNCAGADYIDATEGRIDILAYRKLFPWDHAAGTLLHAEAGGWAAVLDGTRYRPTLRQGPILVAPDEASWRAARAAMGEIAAAA from the coding sequence ATGCTCCGCCTGCCCGACATCGACACGGTCGCCGCCTTGATCGCGGAGACGGCGCAGGAGCTGATCCTGCCGCGCTTCGGCCGGCTGGAGGACGGGGCGGTGATGGAGAAGGCGCCCGGCGACCTCGTCACCATCGCCGACCAGGAGAGCGAGATTCGCCTGGCCGCGCGGCTGCCCGACCTGCTGCCCGGTTCCCTCGTCCTCGGCGAGGAGGCCCACGCCAAGGACCCGGCCGTGCTGGACCTGCTGGACGGCGAGGATCCCGTCTGGATCGTCGACCCGGTCGACGGCACCGCCAACTTCGTCGCCGGCCGGCCGCGCTTCGGCACCATCGTCGCGCTGGTGCAGCGGGGCGAGACGCTGATGGGCTGGATCCATCTGCCGGTCCAGAACCGCACCGCCTGGGCGGTCCGCGGCGAAGGCGCCTTCATCGACGGGCGGCGCCTGACGCTGTCTCCGCCCGGCCCGCTGGCGACGCTGCGCGGCGGCTTCAACCTGGCCAAGCGGCCGCCCGAATACGCCACGGCGGTGCTGCGGCTGCGCGACGCCGTCGCCTCGCACATCCATGTCAACTGCGCCGGCGCCGACTACATCGACGCGACCGAGGGCCGGATCGACATCCTGGCCTATCGCAAGCTGTTCCCCTGGGACCACGCCGCCGGCACGCTGCTGCATGCCGAGGCCGGCGGCTGGGCCGCGGTGCTGGACGGCACCCGCTACCGTCCGACGCTGCGCCAGGGCCCGATCCTGGTGGCGCCGGACGAGGCCAGCTGGCGTGCCGCCCGCGCCGCCATGGGCGAGATCGCGGCCGCGGCCTGA
- a CDS encoding sigma-54 dependent transcriptional regulator: protein MAHDILVVDDEADIRMLISGILDDEGYTTREAGDTTQAQHELAARQPSLVILDVWLQGSPIDGLELLDIIRRDHPGVPVLMISGHGNIETAVTAIKHGAYDFIEKPFKSDRLLLMVERAIEAARLRRENAELRLRAGTEVELIGQSPVIGQLTQQIERVAPTGSRVLITGPAGVGKEVVARQLHALSKRAEGPFIALNCAAMHPDRLEEELFGVEAMVDGTIATRKIGTFEQAHGGTLLLDEVADMPLATQGKIVRVLQEQTFVRVGGATKVEVDVRVIASSNKDLPSEIAEGRFREDLYYRLNVVPIAVPPLASRREDIPLLARHFMQRAADSQGLMPRQVGEDAMAALQAYSWPGNVRQLRNVIEWLLIMAAGDNSMPIHADMLPPEIGAIAPAVLRGDRGSEIMGLPLRDARELFEREYLIAQVTRFGGNISRTAEFIGMERSALHRKMKSLGVHGAGDRKLVD from the coding sequence ATGGCGCATGACATTCTCGTCGTCGACGACGAGGCGGATATTCGGATGCTCATCTCGGGCATCCTGGACGACGAAGGCTATACGACGCGGGAAGCGGGCGACACGACGCAGGCGCAGCACGAGCTCGCCGCGCGCCAGCCCAGCCTGGTGATTCTCGACGTCTGGCTGCAGGGCAGCCCGATCGACGGGCTGGAGCTGCTCGACATCATCCGGCGCGACCATCCGGGCGTGCCGGTGCTGATGATCAGCGGCCACGGCAACATCGAGACCGCGGTCACGGCGATCAAGCACGGCGCCTACGACTTCATCGAGAAGCCCTTCAAGTCGGACCGGCTGCTGCTGATGGTGGAGCGTGCCATCGAGGCGGCGCGCCTCAGGCGCGAGAACGCCGAGCTGCGGCTGCGCGCCGGCACCGAGGTCGAGCTGATCGGCCAGTCGCCGGTGATCGGCCAGCTGACCCAGCAGATCGAGCGCGTGGCGCCGACCGGCAGCCGGGTGCTGATCACCGGCCCGGCCGGCGTCGGCAAGGAGGTCGTGGCCCGCCAGCTGCACGCCCTGTCCAAGCGCGCCGAGGGCCCGTTCATCGCGCTGAACTGCGCGGCGATGCATCCGGACCGGCTGGAGGAGGAGCTGTTCGGCGTCGAGGCCATGGTCGACGGGACCATCGCCACCCGCAAGATCGGCACCTTCGAGCAGGCGCATGGCGGCACGCTGCTGCTGGACGAGGTGGCGGACATGCCGCTCGCCACCCAGGGCAAGATCGTCCGGGTGCTGCAGGAGCAGACCTTCGTCCGCGTCGGCGGCGCCACCAAGGTCGAGGTCGACGTCCGGGTGATCGCCTCCTCGAACAAGGACCTGCCGAGCGAGATCGCCGAGGGCCGGTTCCGCGAGGATCTGTACTACCGGCTCAACGTCGTGCCGATCGCGGTGCCGCCGCTGGCCAGCCGGCGCGAGGACATCCCGCTGCTGGCCCGCCATTTCATGCAGCGCGCCGCCGACAGCCAGGGGCTGATGCCGCGGCAGGTCGGCGAGGACGCGATGGCGGCGCTGCAGGCCTACAGCTGGCCGGGCAATGTCCGGCAACTGCGCAACGTGATCGAATGGCTGCTGATCATGGCGGCGGGCGACAACAGCATGCCGATCCATGCCGACATGCTGCCGCCGGAGATCGGCGCCATTGCGCCTGCGGTGCTGCGCGGCGACCGCGGCAGCGAGATCATGGGGCTGCCGCTGCGCGACGCCCGCGAGCTGTTCGAGCGCGAGTACCTGATCGCCCAGGTCACCCGCTTCGGCGGCAACATCAGCCGCACCGCCGAGTTCATCGGCATGGAGCGCTCGGCCCTGCATCGCAAGATGAAGAGCCTGGGCGTGCACGGCGCCGGCGACCGCAAGCTCGTCGACTGA
- the hfq gene encoding RNA chaperone Hfq, protein MSEKAQNVQDVFLNNVRKNKIPVTIFLVNGVKLQGIITWFDNFSVLLRRDAHSQLVYKHAISTVMPAHPIQLFEPQKEEA, encoded by the coding sequence ATGTCAGAAAAGGCGCAAAACGTTCAGGACGTCTTCCTCAACAACGTCCGGAAGAACAAGATCCCGGTGACCATCTTCCTCGTCAACGGGGTGAAGCTGCAAGGAATCATCACCTGGTTTGACAACTTCTCGGTCCTGCTCCGTCGGGATGCCCATTCGCAGCTGGTGTACAAGCATGCGATCTCGACCGTGATGCCGGCGCATCCGATCCAGCTGTTCGAGCCGCAGAAGGAAGAGGCCTGA
- the hflX gene encoding GTPase HflX, which produces MLPGARNDAGRTAEASLEEAVGLSRAISLDVAEARCVRVSRPQPSTLIGEGALEELSSVVAATEAGLVVVDATLSPVQQRNLERRWKAKVIDRTGLILEIFGERARTREGQLQVELAHLSYQRSRLVRSWTHLERQRGGAGFLGGPGETQIELDRRQIDDRIIQIKRQLDDVRRTRSLHRDARARVPYPVVALVGYTNAGKSTLFNRLTRATVLAKDMLFATLDPTMRAIEAGQGRRIILSDTVGFISDLPTHLVAAFRATLEEVQAADLILHVRDIAHPDTEAQREDVEAVLRDLDIDIDSDGRVIEVLNKADLLPEHERETLSTAVRRRGHDAAVISALTGEGCDGLMELIARRINADRETMTVKLDIADGRTLAWLHRHGEVLEARDDGAHLFVRVRLHPNDAARLHRQLGIATRH; this is translated from the coding sequence GTGCTTCCGGGTGCCCGCAACGATGCCGGGCGTACCGCCGAAGCCTCGCTGGAGGAGGCGGTCGGGCTGTCGCGCGCGATCTCGCTCGACGTCGCCGAGGCCCGTTGCGTCCGGGTGTCGCGGCCGCAGCCCTCGACCCTGATCGGCGAGGGCGCGCTGGAGGAGCTGTCCTCGGTGGTCGCCGCCACCGAGGCCGGGCTGGTGGTGGTCGATGCCACCCTCAGCCCGGTGCAGCAGCGCAACCTCGAGAGGCGCTGGAAGGCCAAGGTGATCGACCGCACCGGCCTGATCCTCGAGATCTTCGGCGAGCGCGCCCGCACCCGCGAGGGCCAGCTGCAGGTCGAGCTGGCGCATCTCAGCTACCAGCGCTCGCGCCTGGTGCGGTCCTGGACCCATCTGGAGCGCCAGCGCGGCGGCGCCGGCTTCCTCGGTGGCCCCGGCGAAACCCAGATCGAGCTGGATCGCCGCCAGATCGACGACCGCATCATCCAGATCAAGCGCCAGCTCGACGACGTCCGCCGCACCCGGTCGCTGCATCGCGACGCCCGGGCCCGGGTGCCGTACCCGGTGGTGGCGCTGGTCGGCTACACCAATGCCGGCAAGTCGACCCTGTTCAACCGCCTGACCCGGGCCACCGTGCTGGCGAAGGACATGCTGTTCGCCACGCTCGACCCGACCATGCGGGCGATCGAGGCGGGGCAGGGGCGGCGGATCATCCTGTCCGACACCGTCGGCTTCATCTCCGACCTGCCGACCCATCTGGTCGCCGCCTTCCGGGCGACGCTGGAGGAGGTGCAGGCCGCCGACCTGATCCTGCATGTCCGCGACATCGCCCATCCCGACACCGAGGCCCAGCGCGAGGATGTCGAGGCGGTGCTGCGCGACCTGGACATCGACATCGATTCCGACGGCCGCGTGATCGAGGTCCTGAACAAGGCCGACCTTCTGCCGGAGCATGAGCGCGAGACCCTGTCCACCGCCGTGCGCCGGCGCGGCCATGACGCGGCGGTGATCTCGGCCCTGACCGGCGAGGGCTGCGACGGGCTGATGGAGCTGATCGCCCGCCGGATCAACGCCGACCGCGAGACCATGACGGTCAAGCTCGACATCGCCGACGGCCGAACTTTGGCCTGGCTGCACCGCCATGGCGAGGTGCTGGAGGCGCGCGACGACGGCGCCCATCTCTTCGTCCGCGTCCGCCTCCACCCCAACGACGCCGCGCGGCTGCACCGCCAGCTCGGCATCGCCACCCGTCACTGA